Proteins co-encoded in one Arachis hypogaea cultivar Tifrunner chromosome 11, arahy.Tifrunner.gnm2.J5K5, whole genome shotgun sequence genomic window:
- the LOC112720975 gene encoding pentatricopeptide repeat-containing protein At5g15280, mitochondrial, with amino-acid sequence MPSNLKAPLSLSTLRHRRHPHLNHFFSYFFSSSPPPSRSSVTSTTQNTQLHLSTVDFHGLAGSVLSKCSLSNNHTKPSLKDLLLDVSTVIPEITRRFWKLPQLDPQNVLELLVGYQSECARVGVHVEKVRSLWQIFKLCGERNMGFKNLLCSYEVMASLLVQVGMLREADGLLFELEGEGISLDNHEIFSYLIEGYVDMKELERSVFVYDFMRGRGMIPLRLCYHVLVDLLVRMKRTELAFRVSVDMLDFCGKLNCAEAKTLENLVILLCGNGKTLEARNLVKKVLPFNPEVSSLVFDEVAFAYCEKKDFNDLLSFFVEVKRVPSVVAANRVINSLCSSYNVKMAGFFMQELENIGFKLDEVTYGILIGWSCREGNMKNSMNYLSLMLSEGLVPRIYTYNALISGLFKVGLLEHARHILDEMMDRGTPPDISTFRVLIAGYCRSRRFDLVKSLIHEMDSGGFIELSSMENPLSRAFTVLGFNPLNVRLKRDNDRKLSNTEFYDDIGNGLYLDTDVDEYENHIAHILEESMVPKFSSSVRKECSNNNLKRALVLVEEMLRWGQELLLPDFSMLVKQLCSSRSQIKSVVNILDSIPRSANKLDSETLNLLVQAYIKKGLLCKAKALLDEMVENKIHIKNEIYTAILLTLWKKGNMKELNYYWNNACRNQWSPGLAEFKQLLVSICHRKMLRKALQLLEVMLLSYPSLRLDICHVFLEVLSTTGLSNVALLVLEELPHCFMLDPARYNKLIRGLCNEGKFSLAFTLLDDMLDRNLHPCLDVSVLLIPQLCKADRHEKAIALKDIIVKEQPSFSHDVHCALIHGFCKMGNIRKADTLFRDMLCNGLIPDGKLCNILIQGHCQGKDLRKVDELLGAAIRKNLELSHSSYKHLVQLMCMKGRVQFALSLKNLVLAQCPLDDLIIYNILVFHLLSAGNSFIVEKILTEMEEKKIILDEVSYDFLVYGFWHCKDVSSALHYLTTMISKGLKPSKRSLRKVISSLCDARELQKALELSQDMRLRGWTHDSVVQTTITESFLSCGKIQEAETFLDRMEAESLTPDNINYDYLIKCFCQNGRLNKAVHLLNIMVKKSNIPSSLSYDSIIRGFCARNELNDALDFYSEMLNWCLAPRIDTLEMLVDSFCQDGRTEQAEQLLSAMIRRGETPTREMYGAVIKSYRKEKNLGKASYLMQAMQDSGYEPDFETHWSLISNLSNVKAKDSDHSRGFLSRLLSKSGFLKKK; translated from the coding sequence ATGCCATCAAATTTGAaagctcctctctctctctcgacTCTCCGACACCGCCGCCACCCACACTTGAACCACTTCTTTTCTTACTTCTTTTCTTCATCACCACCACCTTCACGCTCCTCCGTCACCTCAACAACCCAAAACACCCAACTACACTTATCAACGGTTGATTTTCACGGCCTCGCTGGTTCCGTTTTGTCCAAGTGTTCCCTTTCAAATAATCATACCAAACCTTCTCTGAAGGACCTTCTTTTGGATGTGTCCACTGTCATCCCTGAAATTACCAGGAGGTTCTGGAAGCTTCCTCAGTTGGATCCTCAAAATGTGCTTGAATTATTGGTTGGTTATCAATCTGAGTGTGCCAGAGTGGGGGTTCATGTCGAAAAGGTTAGGTCTTTGTGGCAGATTTTCAAATTGTGTGGTGAGAGAAACATGGGTTTCAAGAATCTCTTGTGCTCTTATGAGGTCATGGCATCATTGCTTGTGCAGGTTGGGATGCTTAGAGAAGCTGATGGCTTGTTATTTGAATTGGAGGGTGAAGGAATTTCATTGGATAATCATGAGATTTTCAGTTATCTGATTGAAGGGTATGTTGACATGAAAGAATTAGAAAGGTCTGTTTTTGTGTATGATTTTATGAGGGGTCGCGGTATGATTCCTTTGCGGTTGTGTTACCATGTTCTTGTTGATCTTTTGGTGAGAATGAAGAGAACAGAGCTTGCATTCAGGGTTTCAGTTGATATGCTGGATTTCTGTGGCAAATTGAATTGTGCCGAGGCGAAAACGTTGGAGAATTTGGTGATACTACTTTGTGGCAATGGAAAGACTCTGGAAGCAAGGAACCTTGTCAAGAAGGTGTTGCCTTTCAATCCTGAGGTTAGTAGCTTGGTTTTCGATGAGGTTGCTTTTGCATACTGTGAGAAGAAGGACTTCAATGATTTGCTTAGTTTCTTTGTCGAAGTAAAGCGTGTCCCGAGTGTAGTGGCTGCCAATAGAGTTATAAATTCTTTGTGCAGCAGCTATAATGTAAAAATGGCAGGATTTTTTATGCAAGAACTTGAAAACATAGGCTTTAAACTTGATGAAGTAACATATGGGATATTAATTGGTTGGAGTTGTCGCGAAGGGAACATGAAAAACTCTATGAATTATTTGTCTCTTATGCTATCAGAAGGCTTGGTGCCGCGCATATATACTTATAACGCTCTTATAAGTGGGTTGTTTAAAGTAGGCCTGTTAGAGCATGCTCGTCACATTCTTGATGAGATGATGGATAGGGGGACGCCGCCTGATATTTCCACCTTTAGAGTACTTATAGCGGGGTATTGTAGGTCTAGACGGTTTGATCTAGTGAAAAGTTTGATTCATGAGATGGATAGTGGTGGTTTTATTGAACTTTCGTCAATGGAGAATCCACTTTCCAGGGCATTTACCGTTTTGGGATTTAACCCTTTGAACGTGAGGTTGAAACGAGACAATGACAGGAAACTTTCAAATACAGAGTTCTATGATGATATTGGAAATGGACTTTACTTGGATACAGATGTTGATGAGTATGAGAACCACATTGCTCACATTCTTGAAGAATCCATGGTACCCAAATTTAGTTCATCTGTCAGGAAGGAGTGTAGCAATAATAACTTGAAAAGGGCATTGGTTTTGGTTGAAGAAATGCTTCGTTGGGGGCAAGAGCTGTTGCTGCCAGACTTTTCAATGTTAGTGAAACAACTTTGTTCATCTCGGTCACAAATCAAATCAGTGGTCAATATTCTGGACAGCATTCCACGGTCTGCAAATAAACTTGACTCGGAAACTCTTAATTTGCTTGTACAGGCATACATCAAGAAGGGCTTGCTATGCAAAGCAAAAGCTTTGTTGGATGAAATggttgaaaacaaaattcacaTCAAGAATGAGATATATACTGCCATATTATTAACTTTATGGAAGAAAGGAAATATGAAGGAGCTTAATTATTACTGGAACAATGCTTGTAGAAATCAATGgtcgccaggattggcagaattCAAACAACTTCTTGTCTCTATTTGCCATCGGAAAATGCTTAGGAAAGCATTACAACTTCTTGAGGTCATGCTGCTATCATACCCTTCACTAAGGTTAGATATATGTCATGTATTTTTAGAAGTGCTTTCTACCACAGGTCTTTCAAATGTTGCACTTCTAGTGTTAGAAGAGCTACCACATTGTTTCATGTTGGATCCTGCTAGATACAATAAACTTATCAGAGGCCTTTGCAATGAGGGGAAATTTTCTCTAGCCTTTACGCTGTTGGACGATATGCTAGATAGAAATTTGCATCCCTGTTTGGATGTTTCAGTCTTGTTAATCCCTCAATTGTGTAAAGCTGATAGACATGAAAAAGCTATTGCATTAAAAGATATCATTGTAAAAGAGCAGCCTTCCTTTTCTCATGATGTTCATTGTGCATTGATACATGGATTTTGTAAGATGGGAAACATTAGGAAAGCTGACACCTTGTTCCGGGATATGTTGTGCAACGGTCTAATTCCGGATGGTAAACTTTGTAACATCCTTATTCAGGGTCACTGCCAAGGTAAGGATTTGAGGAAAGTGGATGAGCTTCTTGGTGCTGCAATAAGAAAGAATTTGGAGCTGTCGCACTCAAGTTACAAACACTTGGTCCAATTGATGTGCATGAAGGGTAGAGTACAATTTGCTCTGAGCTTAAAGAACCTCGTTCTTGCTCAATGTCCACTTGATGACCTTATCATATATAACATTCTTGTTTTCCATCTTCTGTCTGCCGGAAACAGTTTCATTGTTGAGAAAATTCTAACCGAAATGGAAGAGAAGAAGATTATACTCGATGAAGTCAGTTATGATTTTCTTGTGTATGGTTTCTGGCACTGTAAAGATGTGTCTAGTGCTCTGCATTATCTTACTACCATGATTTCGAAGGGACTTAAACCAAGCAAGCGCAGCTTGAGAAAGGTAATAAGCAGCTTGTGTGACGCCAGGGAACTGCAGAAGGCCTTAGAATTGAGTCAAGACATGAGATTAAGAGGCTGGACACATGATTCTGTCGTTCAAACAACTATTACAGAGAGCTTTCTTTCTTGTGGGAAGATACAAGAAGCCGAAACGTTTTTGGACAGGATGGAAGCGGAATCTCTGACTCCCGATAATATCAATTATGATTACCTTATCAAGTGTTTTTGCCAAAATGGAAGATTGAACAAGGCAGTTCATCTTTTGAACATAATGGTGAAGAAAAGTAACATTCCATCTTCCCTCAGTTATGATTCTATAATTCGTGGATTTTGTGCACGAAATGAACTGAATGATGCTTTGGATTTTTACTCTGAGATGTTGAATTGGTGTCTTGCACCAAGAATCGACACATTGGAGATGCTTGTTGACAGCTTCTGCCAAGATGGGAGGACAGAACAGGCAGAACAGTTACTATCAGCCATGATTCGAAGAGGCGAAACTCCGACCAGAGAAATGTATGGTGCTGTAATTAAGAGTTATCGCAAGGAAAAGAATCTTGGGAAGGCATCTTATCTCATGCAAGCTATGCAGGACAGTGGTTATGAGCCTGACTTTGAGACACATTGGTCTCTCATAAGCAACCTCAGCAATGTCAAAGCAAAGGACTCGGATCACAGTAGGGGATTTTTATCAAGGCTTCTTTCTAAGAGTGGTTTTCTTAAAAAGAAATGA
- the LOC112720976 gene encoding dihydrolipoyllysine-residue succinyltransferase component of 2-oxoglutarate dehydrogenase complex 2, mitochondrial-like encodes MRVREKGEGIWAFGVSDDAVVKPVAAVAAGCGGGARLVVVAMRCVKTVYKSIDKSDANVSPLKRRFHSFSFNISAFGIFGTSFFLGRFLQKKFRYGSSLSRISSIKIALHSGGCGSVQNFYHRSSLEEDVVDVLVPPLAESISDGTLAKFLKNPGDSVSVDETIAQIETDKVTIDVPSPTTGIILKLVVNEGDTVKPGHKVAIISTSAEVIEQDSSSSSSSSSSSSSSSSSESESEEDSPQPGQKISEKKKAPNVEATPKRIETSVTTKESPKANIAPQLPPNKGERRVPMTRLRKRVMTRLKDSQNTYAMLTTFNELDMTNLMKLRSDYKEVFVEKHGVKLGLMSCFIKAAISALQHQPIVNAVIDGDDIVYRDYIDISVAVATAKGLVVPVIRNAEKMKLAEIENHISSFGKKANNGTLSIDEMVGGTLTISNGGVYGSLLSTPIINPPQSAILGMHSIMSRPMMVGGNIVPRPMMYIALTYDHRIIDGREAVYFLRHIKDIVEDPRRLLLDL; translated from the exons ATGAGAGTGAGGGAGAAGGGAGAAGGGATTTGGGCATTTGGTGTCAGCGATGATGCGGTGGTCAAACCCGTCGCTGCTGTGGCTGCGGGATGCGGTGGCGGTGCTCGATTGGTGGTGGTGGCTATGCGATG tgtcaaaACCGTCTATAAATCTATCGATAAATCCGATGCTAATGT ATCGCCGCTAAAGCGTAGGTTTCATTCTTTTTCCTTCAATATTTCCGCATTTGGAATATTTGGAACATCGTTT TTTTTAGGTCGATTCTTGCAGAAGAAATTTCGATATGGTTCTTCACTTAGTAGAATTTCTTCCATTAAG ATCGCACTGCATTCTGGTGGATGTGGAAGTGTTCAGAATTTTTACCATAGAAGTTCACTTG aagaagatgtggttgATGTTTTGGTCCCTCCATTGGCAGAATCTATTTCTGATGGAACTTTAGCCAAGTTCTTAAAGA ATCCAGGTGATAGTGTTAGTGTTGATGAAACAATAGCTCAAATAGAAACAGATAAG GTTACAATTGATGTTCCTAGTCCAACAACAGGCATAATTCTAAAG ctTGTAGTCAACGAAGGTGATACAGTTAAACCAGGTCACAAGGTAGCTATTATTTCAACTTCTGCTGAAGTGATAGAGCAGGattcgtcgtcgtcgtcgtcttcttcatcttcatcttcatcttcatcttcatctgagAGTGAATCCGAAGAAGATTCTCCTCAACCAGGCCAAAAGATCAGTGAGAAGAAAAAAGCACCTAATGTTGAGGCTACACCTAAAAGAATTGAGACTTCAGTTACCACTAAGGAAAGTCCTAAAGCAAACATTGCTCCACAACTTCCACCCAACAAAGGAGAAAGACGA GTTCCCATGACAAGACTTCGAAAGCGAGTTATGACACGGTTGAAGGATTCACAAAACACATATGCAATGCTAACAACTTTCAATGAACTTGACAT GACTAATCTGATGAAGCTTCGTTCTGATTACAAGGAAGTATTTGTTGAAAAGCATGGAGTCAAATTGGGACTTATGTCTTGTTTTATCAAA GCTGCTATTAGTGCACTCCAACATCAGCCAATTGTAAATGCAGTCATTGATGGTGATGATATTGTATACAGAGATTATATAGATATCAGTGTAGCTGTTGCTACTGCAAAG GGACTTGTTGTGCCAGTTATCCGCAATGCTGAGAAAATGAAGTTGGCAGAGATAGAAAATCATATTAGCTCTTTTGGAAAGAAGGCAAACAATGGAACTTTATCAATTGATGAGATGGTTGGAGGCACACTTACAATATCCAATGGTGGTGTTTATGGGAGCCTCTTGAGTACCCCTATTATTAACCCTCCTCAG tcAGCAATCTTGGGTATGCATTCCATCATGAGTCGTCCAATGATGGTTGGGGGTAATATCGTCCCAAGGCCAATGATGTACATTGCTCTAACATATGATCATAGAATAATTGATGGAAGAGAAGCCGTTTATTTTCTACGTCACATCAAGGATATTGTGGAGGATCCTCGTAGATTGCTACTTGACTTATGA